One segment of Chionomys nivalis chromosome 3, mChiNiv1.1, whole genome shotgun sequence DNA contains the following:
- the Ppp1cc gene encoding serine/threonine-protein phosphatase PP1-gamma catalytic subunit, producing MADIDKLNIDSIIQRLLEVRGSKPGKNVQLQENEIRGLCLKSREIFLSQPILLELEAPLKICGDIHGQYYDLLRLFEYGGFPPESNYLFLGDYVDRGKQSLETICLLLAYKIKYPENFFLLRGNHECASINRIYGFYDECKRRYNIKLWKTFTDCFNCLPIAAIVDEKIFCCHGGLSPDLQSMEQIRRIMRPTDVPDQGLLCDLLWSDPDKDVLGWGENDRGVSFTFGAEVVAKFLHKHDLDLICRAHQVVEDGYEFFAKRQLVTLFSAPNYCGEFDNAGAMMSVDETLMCSFQILKPAEKKKPNATRPVTPPRVGSGLNPSIQKASNYRNNTVLYE from the exons TCAGGGGGTCCAAGCCAGGCAAGAATGTCCAGCTACAGGAGAACGAAATCCGAGGACTCTGCTTGAAATCTCGGGAGATCTTCCTCAGTCAGCCTATCCTTCTAGAACTTGAAGCACCACTCAAGATATGTG GTGACATTCACGGGCAGTACTATGATTTGCTCCGACTGTTTGAATACGGTGGCTTCCCGCCAGAAAGCAACTATTTGTTTCTCGGGGACTATGTGGACAGGGGCAAGCAGTCACTGGAGACGATCTGCCTCTTGCTGGCCTACAAAATCAAGTATCCGGAGAACTTTTTCCTTCTCAGAGGGAACCATGAGTGTGCCAGCATCAATAGAATCTACGGATTTTACGATGAAT GCAAAAGAAGATACAACATTAAGCTGTGGAAAACGTTCACAGACTGTTTTAACTGCTTACCGATAGCAGCCATCGTGGATGAGAAGATATTCTGCTGTCATGGAG GTTTATCACCAGATCTTCAATCTATGGAGCAGATTCGGCGAATTATGAGACCAACTGATGTACCAGATCAAGGTCTTCTTTGTGATCTTTTGTGGTCTGACCCCGATAAAGATGTCTTAGGCTGGGGTGAAAATGACAGAGGAGTGTCCTTCACATTTGGTGCAGAAGTGGTTGCAAAATTTCTCCATAAGCATGATTTGGATCTTATATGTAGAGCCCATCAG GTGGTTGAAGATGGGTATGAGTTTTTTGCAAAGAGGCAGTTAGTCACTCTGTTTTCTGCACCCAACTACTGTGGCGAGTTTGACAATGCAGGCGCCATGATGAGTGTGGATGAAACCCTCATGTGCTCTTTCCAG ATTTTAAAGCCTGCAGAGAAAAAGAAGCCCAACGCCACGAGACCCGTTACACCGCCAAGGG TTGGATCAGGCCTGAACCCGTCCATTCAGAAAGCTTCAAATTATAGAAACAACACTGTCCTATACGAGTGA